A genomic region of Herbaspirillum sp. DW155 contains the following coding sequences:
- a CDS encoding chemotaxis protein CheW, whose product MSDNATKNLSGFGEKTDSNGNEFLAFTLGKEEYGIDILKVQEIRGYEAVTRIANSPDFIKGVVNLRGIIVPIVDMRIKFQLGEPTYDQFTVVIILNIGGRVVGMVVDSVSDVITLTQEQIKPAPEMGTTFDSDYLIGLGTLEQRMLILVDIDKLMSSAEMGLIEKLAA is encoded by the coding sequence ACAGCAACGGAAACGAATTTCTTGCCTTCACCCTGGGTAAGGAAGAATACGGCATCGATATTCTGAAGGTGCAAGAAATCCGCGGCTACGAAGCCGTCACCCGTATCGCCAATTCGCCTGACTTCATCAAGGGTGTGGTGAACCTGCGCGGCATCATCGTCCCCATCGTGGACATGCGCATCAAGTTCCAGCTGGGCGAGCCGACCTATGACCAGTTCACCGTGGTCATCATCCTCAACATCGGCGGTCGCGTCGTGGGCATGGTGGTCGACAGCGTTTCCGACGTGATCACCCTGACCCAGGAACAGATCAAGCCGGCTCCGGAGATGGGGACCACCTTCGATTCCGACTACCTGATCGGTCTGGGTACCCTGGAACAGCGCATGCTGATCCTGGTGGATATCGACAAGCTGATGTCCAGCGCCGAAATGGGCCTGATCGAAAAGCTGGCCGCCTGA
- a CDS encoding DUF2863 family protein, with protein sequence MRRPAKRSSSKLSADSQHLVTFAQAIAQASSRLEERAWLKPLDALLNKLLRAGQQGLIDAALDHLFKADLDAYDILIEAVEAGSEATSLEHQGQDYDVQLLVLPVLAWTRFAIASGPIGSELLTAIGAHLHAHVLAKDARLALAPALFSIEQLPRMHADVFALTRQMGQTALKTGPVQLRGEQPPTAAFLADTRYVIAAVVVPAGGALFHWQESDQQSHFSARKAAAFEAWTQQATPLFTRLLPGCSVELLLPQAYFFGCREADKRIRPASIRAADYFLTQTLDISSSELHASIGGFSEDINGQIDEYRIGFSIGGDPTVVYGTVWPLYEQESGEELPMMIPAGAGLLEGLPASPLQQILTVLRECGIVHIKHHAERFTMEFCDDCGAPLFPDREGELVHAEMPEDTPPPVEHFH encoded by the coding sequence ATGCGTCGTCCTGCAAAACGTTCCTCCTCCAAGCTTTCTGCCGACAGCCAGCATCTGGTGACTTTTGCGCAAGCCATCGCGCAGGCCTCCAGCCGGCTCGAAGAGCGCGCCTGGCTCAAGCCTCTGGACGCCCTGCTCAACAAGCTGCTGCGGGCCGGCCAGCAGGGCCTGATCGATGCCGCGCTGGATCACCTTTTCAAAGCCGACCTGGATGCCTATGACATCCTGATCGAAGCCGTCGAGGCTGGCAGCGAAGCCACCTCGCTGGAACACCAAGGCCAGGACTACGACGTGCAGCTGCTGGTCCTGCCGGTACTGGCGTGGACCCGCTTTGCCATCGCCTCCGGCCCCATCGGCAGCGAATTGCTCACCGCCATCGGCGCCCATCTGCACGCCCATGTCCTGGCCAAGGATGCACGCCTGGCGCTGGCGCCGGCCCTGTTCTCCATCGAACAACTGCCGCGCATGCACGCCGATGTCTTCGCCCTGACCCGCCAGATGGGCCAGACCGCCCTGAAGACCGGTCCGGTGCAGCTGCGCGGCGAACAGCCGCCCACCGCCGCCTTCCTGGCCGATACCCGCTACGTGATCGCGGCCGTGGTGGTCCCGGCTGGCGGCGCCCTCTTCCACTGGCAGGAAAGCGACCAGCAGAGCCACTTCTCGGCCAGAAAAGCCGCCGCCTTCGAAGCCTGGACCCAACAGGCTACCCCGCTCTTCACCCGCCTCTTGCCCGGCTGCAGCGTGGAACTGCTGCTGCCGCAAGCGTATTTCTTCGGTTGCCGGGAAGCCGACAAGCGCATCCGCCCGGCCTCCATCCGCGCCGCCGACTACTTCCTGACCCAGACGCTGGACATCTCCTCCTCCGAGCTGCACGCCAGCATCGGCGGCTTCTCCGAAGACATCAATGGCCAGATCGATGAATACCGCATCGGTTTTTCCATCGGCGGCGATCCGACCGTGGTCTACGGCACCGTCTGGCCCTTGTACGAACAGGAAAGCGGCGAAGAGCTGCCCATGATGATTCCGGCCGGTGCCGGCTTGCTGGAAGGCCTGCCGGCCAGTCCGCTGCAGCAGATCCTGACCGTGCTGCGCGAGTGCGGCATCGTGCATATCAAGCATCATGCAGAACGCTTCACCATGGAGTTCTGCGATGACTGCGGCGCGCCCCTCTTCCCGGACCGCGAGGGTGAACTGGTCCACGCGGAAATGCCCGAAGATACGCCTCCTCCGGTCGAGCACTTCCACTGA
- the acnA gene encoding aconitate hydratase AcnA yields MSRNTLNTLKEFKISGSKKGKFYSLPALQKSLGVNISRLPVSIRIVLESVLRNCDGQKVTEEHVKQLANWGAKAARVDEIPFVVARVVLQDFTGVPLLADLAAMRNVASKLGKNPKNIEPLVPVDLVVDHSVQIDHFREKKALDLNMKLEFSRNNERYQFMKWGMQAFDTFGVVPPGFGIVHQVNLEYLARGVHNKSGVYYPDTLVGTDSHTTMINGIGVVGWGVGGIEAEAGMLGQPVYFLTPDVVGVNLTGALREGVTATDLVLTITELLRQTKVVGKFVEFFGEGTESLSLTDRATIANMAPEYGATMGFFPVDDATIDYFKGTGRTKAEIDAFEAYFKAQGLYGVPKAGQIDYTQEVSLDLGTVAPSLAGPKRPQDRIEIGNVKSTFSELFTKPTAENGFNKKAEDLTASYKNADGVELHNGDVLIAAITSCTNTSNPSVLLAAGLLAKKAVEAGLKVAPHIKTSLAPGSRVVTKYLEAAGLLPYLEKLGFGVTAYGCTTCIGNAGDLTPAMNEAIVKNDVVAAAVLSGNRNFEARIHPNIRANFLASPPLVVAYAIAGNVTRDLMTEPVGKGKGGKNIYLGDIWPTSQEIEKLLKFAMNAKTFKENYADVKGAPGKLWEAIKGVAKGEVYNWPSSTYIAEPPFFENFSEEPKAAATGISGARALGVFGDSITTDHISPAGSIKESSPAGKWLQANGVLKADFNSYGSRRGNHEIMMRGTFANVRIKNLMIPAKEDGSRVEGGITIHQPSGEEMSIYDAAMKYVAEGTPTMVFGGEEYGTGSSRDWAAKGTQLLGVKAVIARSFERIHRSNLVGMGVLPLQFLGNDSVQSLGITGEESFDLKGLEGEIKPQQEATLVIHRKNGQTQEVKLLLRIDTPIEVDYYKHGGILPFVLRQLLAA; encoded by the coding sequence ATGTCTCGCAACACATTGAACACCCTGAAGGAATTCAAGATTTCGGGTTCCAAGAAGGGCAAGTTCTACTCCCTGCCCGCCCTGCAAAAGTCGCTGGGCGTGAATATCTCGCGCCTGCCGGTGTCCATCCGCATCGTGCTGGAATCGGTGCTGCGCAACTGCGACGGCCAGAAGGTCACCGAAGAACACGTCAAGCAACTGGCCAACTGGGGCGCCAAGGCCGCCCGCGTGGATGAGATCCCCTTCGTGGTGGCCCGCGTGGTGCTGCAGGACTTCACCGGCGTGCCGCTGCTGGCCGACCTGGCCGCCATGCGCAACGTCGCCAGCAAGCTGGGCAAGAACCCCAAGAACATCGAACCGCTGGTCCCGGTGGACCTGGTGGTGGACCACTCGGTGCAGATCGACCACTTCCGCGAGAAGAAGGCCCTGGACCTGAACATGAAGCTGGAATTCTCGCGCAACAACGAGCGCTACCAGTTCATGAAGTGGGGCATGCAAGCCTTCGACACCTTCGGCGTGGTGCCCCCGGGCTTCGGCATCGTCCACCAGGTCAACCTGGAATACCTGGCACGCGGCGTGCACAACAAGAGCGGCGTCTACTACCCTGACACCCTGGTCGGCACCGACTCCCACACCACCATGATCAACGGCATCGGCGTGGTCGGCTGGGGCGTGGGCGGCATCGAAGCCGAAGCCGGCATGCTGGGCCAGCCGGTCTACTTCCTGACCCCGGACGTGGTGGGTGTGAACCTGACCGGCGCGCTGCGCGAAGGCGTCACCGCGACCGACCTGGTGCTGACCATCACCGAACTGCTGCGCCAGACCAAGGTCGTGGGCAAGTTCGTCGAATTCTTCGGTGAAGGTACCGAATCGCTGTCGCTGACCGACCGCGCCACCATCGCCAACATGGCGCCGGAATACGGCGCCACCATGGGCTTCTTCCCTGTCGACGACGCCACCATCGACTACTTCAAGGGTACCGGCCGCACCAAGGCCGAGATCGATGCCTTCGAAGCCTACTTCAAGGCCCAAGGCCTGTACGGCGTGCCCAAGGCCGGCCAGATCGACTACACCCAGGAAGTCTCGCTGGACCTGGGCACCGTGGCGCCGTCGCTGGCGGGTCCGAAGCGTCCGCAAGACCGCATCGAGATCGGCAACGTCAAGTCCACCTTCTCGGAACTCTTCACCAAGCCGACCGCAGAAAACGGCTTCAACAAGAAGGCCGAAGACCTGACCGCCTCCTACAAGAACGCCGACGGCGTGGAGCTGCACAACGGTGACGTGCTGATCGCTGCCATCACCTCCTGCACCAACACCTCCAACCCGAGCGTGCTGCTGGCTGCCGGCCTGCTGGCCAAGAAGGCCGTGGAAGCCGGCCTGAAGGTCGCTCCGCACATCAAGACCTCGCTGGCTCCCGGCTCGCGCGTGGTGACCAAGTACCTGGAAGCGGCAGGCCTCTTGCCGTACCTGGAAAAGCTGGGCTTTGGCGTGACCGCCTACGGTTGCACCACTTGCATCGGCAACGCCGGCGACCTGACCCCGGCCATGAACGAAGCCATCGTCAAGAACGACGTGGTGGCCGCCGCCGTGCTGTCGGGCAACCGCAACTTCGAAGCCCGTATCCACCCGAACATCCGCGCCAACTTCCTGGCTTCGCCCCCGCTGGTGGTGGCCTACGCCATCGCCGGCAACGTCACCCGTGACCTGATGACCGAACCGGTCGGCAAGGGCAAGGGTGGCAAGAACATCTACCTGGGCGACATCTGGCCGACCTCGCAAGAGATCGAGAAGCTGCTGAAGTTCGCCATGAACGCCAAGACCTTCAAGGAAAACTACGCCGATGTGAAGGGCGCTCCCGGCAAGCTGTGGGAAGCCATCAAGGGCGTGGCCAAGGGCGAAGTCTACAACTGGCCCAGCTCGACCTACATCGCCGAGCCGCCGTTCTTCGAGAACTTCAGCGAAGAACCCAAGGCTGCTGCCACCGGCATCAGCGGCGCCCGCGCCCTGGGCGTGTTCGGCGACTCGATCACCACCGACCACATCTCCCCGGCCGGTTCCATCAAGGAATCCAGCCCGGCCGGCAAGTGGCTGCAAGCCAATGGCGTGCTGAAGGCGGACTTCAACTCCTACGGCTCGCGCCGCGGCAACCACGAGATCATGATGCGCGGCACCTTCGCCAACGTGCGGATCAAGAACCTGATGATCCCGGCCAAGGAAGACGGCTCGCGCGTGGAAGGCGGCATCACCATTCACCAGCCTTCCGGTGAAGAAATGTCGATCTACGACGCCGCCATGAAGTACGTGGCCGAAGGCACCCCGACCATGGTCTTCGGTGGCGAAGAGTACGGTACCGGCTCTTCCCGTGACTGGGCAGCCAAGGGCACCCAGCTGCTGGGCGTGAAGGCCGTGATCGCACGTTCCTTCGAGCGTATCCACCGTTCCAACCTGGTCGGCATGGGCGTGCTGCCGCTGCAGTTCCTGGGCAACGACAGCGTGCAGTCGCTGGGCATCACCGGTGAAGAAAGCTTCGACCTGAAGGGCCTGGAAGGCGAAATCAAGCCGCAACAGGAAGCCACCCTGGTGATCCACCGCAAGAACGGCCAGACCCAGGAAGTCAAGCTGCTGCTGCGTATCGATACCCCGATCGAAGTGGACTACTACAAGCATGGCGGCATCCTGCCGTTCGTGCTGCGTCAGCTGCTGGCAGCCTGA
- a CDS encoding IS1182 family transposase, translated as MLKKPTAAQHELEMVTIEMLVPKDHLLRKIDAAVDFEFIREKVAHLYCADNGRPALDPVVLFKLLFIGYLFGIRSERQLIREVQVNVAYRWFAGFRLTDKVPDSSTFSQNRRRRFIDTTVYQDIFDEIVRQAIGRGMVDGRVLYSDSTHLKANANKNKFDYVQVAQTPSAYLAELDAAVDIDRAEHGKKPLKRDDDDEPPTKEIKVSRTDPESGYMVRDDKPKGFFYLDHRTVDAKHCIITDTHVTPASVHDSQPYLARLDRQRQTFGFDVQAVGLDAGYFTPAVCQGLENREISGVMGYRTPNHKPGTFFKRAYEYDAYRDEYICPQGQSLHYSTTNRQGYREYKSKPEQCRGCKVREQCTNSANAVKVVTRHVWERSKEKVDDRRRTEWGKRIYARRKETVERSFADAKQLHGHRYARMRGLRKVAEQCLLAAAAQNMKKIALLVARLRALLPGLNAYASVQKWLQRKMSALLGFCAIDHLQITCA; from the coding sequence ATGCTCAAAAAACCGACAGCCGCCCAGCACGAGTTAGAGATGGTGACCATCGAGATGCTCGTGCCCAAGGACCACCTGCTGCGCAAGATCGACGCGGCGGTGGATTTCGAGTTCATCCGCGAGAAGGTGGCGCATCTGTATTGCGCCGACAATGGCCGCCCGGCACTGGACCCGGTGGTACTCTTCAAGCTCTTGTTCATCGGCTACCTCTTCGGTATCCGCAGCGAGCGCCAGCTCATCCGCGAGGTCCAGGTCAACGTGGCCTATCGCTGGTTTGCCGGATTCCGTCTGACCGACAAGGTGCCGGACTCCTCCACCTTCTCCCAGAACCGGCGCCGCCGCTTCATTGATACCACCGTCTATCAAGACATCTTCGACGAGATCGTGCGCCAGGCCATTGGACGCGGCATGGTCGATGGCCGTGTGCTCTACAGCGACAGCACCCACCTCAAGGCCAACGCCAACAAGAACAAGTTCGACTACGTTCAAGTTGCCCAGACACCCTCGGCCTATCTGGCCGAACTGGATGCGGCTGTGGATATCGACCGTGCCGAGCATGGCAAGAAGCCGCTCAAACGTGACGATGATGATGAGCCGCCCACCAAAGAGATCAAGGTTAGTCGCACCGATCCCGAGAGCGGCTACATGGTGCGCGACGACAAGCCCAAGGGCTTCTTCTACCTGGATCACCGCACCGTCGATGCCAAGCATTGCATCATTACCGATACCCATGTCACGCCCGCCTCAGTCCATGACAGTCAACCTTATCTGGCACGCCTGGATCGTCAGCGCCAGACGTTCGGATTTGATGTACAGGCCGTTGGCCTGGATGCTGGCTATTTCACACCGGCCGTCTGCCAGGGACTGGAGAATCGCGAGATCAGCGGCGTGATGGGCTACCGCACACCCAACCACAAGCCGGGGACATTCTTTAAACGGGCGTATGAGTACGATGCCTACCGTGACGAATACATCTGCCCGCAGGGCCAGTCCTTGCACTACAGCACCACCAATCGGCAGGGGTATCGGGAATACAAATCCAAGCCTGAACAATGCCGGGGCTGCAAGGTACGCGAGCAATGCACCAATAGCGCCAATGCGGTCAAGGTGGTGACGCGCCATGTGTGGGAGCGTTCCAAGGAGAAGGTGGATGATCGGCGTCGTACCGAATGGGGCAAGCGCATCTATGCCCGACGCAAGGAAACGGTAGAACGCAGCTTCGCCGACGCCAAGCAATTGCACGGACATCGCTATGCCCGCATGCGCGGCTTGCGCAAGGTCGCCGAGCAGTGCTTGTTGGCGGCGGCGGCCCAGAACATGAAGAAGATTGCCCTGCTGGTGGCGCGCTTGCGCGCGCTTTTACCGGGCTTGAACGCCTATGCCAGCGTACAAAAGTGGCTACAGAGAAAAATGAGCGCATTGCTTGGCTTCTGCGCCATCGACCATCTGCAAATTACCTGCGCCTGA